From a single Acidimicrobiales bacterium genomic region:
- a CDS encoding adenosine kinase encodes MPARPDSTGSAFDIATIGNALVDVLAPVDEDMVTELGLVKGTTALVDLAEAERLYAAAQPIVEVAGGSAANTAVGAASLGSRTAFVGKVADDRLGRLFEADIKAAGVDYATPVAGDGAMTGRCLSIVTPDAERTMCTYLGAAAQLRTEDVDTEQLRRARVTYLEGYLWDLPDAEATLGEVMARVHRSGGLIALSLSDPFCVERHGEAFRKLLGNQVDMLFANEAEITLLLGVDDIEGAAEAIRPLGILAALTRGANGSTVVKDDERADVEARPVEKVVDVTGAGDLYAAGFLHGLTHGVGLATCARLGSLAASEIISHLGARPEVPLRPLAQEAGLLP; translated from the coding sequence GTGCCCGCCCGCCCCGACTCCACTGGAAGCGCCTTCGACATCGCGACCATAGGCAACGCCCTCGTCGACGTGCTGGCGCCTGTGGACGAGGACATGGTGACGGAGCTGGGACTCGTCAAAGGCACGACCGCACTGGTGGACCTGGCCGAGGCGGAGCGCCTTTACGCCGCCGCCCAGCCGATCGTCGAGGTGGCCGGCGGCTCCGCCGCCAACACGGCCGTCGGCGCAGCCAGCCTCGGGAGCCGGACCGCCTTCGTCGGCAAGGTGGCCGACGACCGCCTGGGTCGGCTGTTCGAGGCCGACATCAAGGCGGCCGGTGTCGACTACGCCACTCCGGTGGCGGGCGACGGGGCCATGACGGGACGGTGCCTGTCGATCGTGACTCCGGACGCCGAGCGCACCATGTGCACCTACCTGGGGGCGGCGGCCCAGCTGCGGACCGAGGACGTCGACACGGAGCAGCTGCGGCGAGCCCGAGTCACCTACCTCGAGGGCTATCTGTGGGACCTGCCCGACGCCGAGGCGACGCTCGGCGAGGTCATGGCCCGGGTCCACCGGTCGGGAGGCCTGATCGCCCTCAGCCTGTCGGACCCGTTCTGCGTCGAGCGCCACGGCGAGGCGTTCCGCAAGCTCCTCGGAAACCAGGTCGACATGCTGTTCGCCAACGAGGCCGAGATCACTCTGCTGCTGGGCGTGGACGACATCGAGGGGGCAGCGGAGGCGATCCGTCCTCTCGGGATCCTCGCCGCCCTGACGAGGGGAGCGAACGGATCGACGGTCGTGAAGGACGACGAGCGCGCCGACGTCGAGGCCCGTCCTGTCGAGAAGGTGGTCGATGTCACGGGGGCCGGGGACCTGTACGCCGCCGGCTTCCTCCATGGCCTGACCCATGGCGTGGGCCTGGCGACGTGCGCCCGGCTAGGGAGCCTGGCGGCGAGCGAGATCATCAGCCATCTCGGCGCTCGTCCCGAGGTGCCGCTGCGTCCGCTGGCTCAGGAGGCCGGCCTGCTGCCCTGA
- a CDS encoding M1 family metallopeptidase: MTQQTSEERETSHRLPRNVEPRRYELVISPDLDRATFRGEEQVQVVVHEATSQIILNALELAIESADLVSDTGSVLSGRVELEEESGRAAIALSAEATPGPWTLRTRFSGTINDKLRGFYRSTFELDGTSRVIATTQFEATDARRAFPCWDEPDRKAVFSISLDADGGLTAISNTAPVEETDLGDGRRRVRFADTMPMSTYLVAFVVGPLDLTDPVDVDGVPLRIAYVPGKDHLTGFALEVGAHALRFFSGWFGIPYPSDKLDLIALPDFAFGAMENLGAVTFRESVLLIDPSAASRVELERVADVISHEIAHMWFGDLVTMRWWNGLWLNEAFATFMEMLCVDDFRPDWHRWVTFGLSRAAAMRTDGLPSTRPIEFPVARPEEAEGMFDILTYEKGAGVLRMLERYLGAEPFRSGIGRYLADHSHGNAETTDLWDAIEAASGEPARTTMDSWIFQGGHPVVTVTPSDGDQALVLDQRPFRYLPDRAGTDAIGSGWRVPVLLRAGVNGEVEHQRVLLDEGGVTASFSGPVEWVVANAGGWGFYRVRYGSDLQARLTADLGRLDALERFNLVSDAWASSLAGLTEVADFVDLAGGLRSERDPDVWAVVVAALGFLDRVVTDEERAKSEAFVRFLLTPAFRSVGWERKPGEGERTGTLRSTLLEALGTIGGDFEVRERSARLHADFLADKAPLDPELAGAIVSVVASTGGAAEYDAFLDRFRHPRTPQEELRYMYALARFEEADLVARTLELSRSEVRTQNAPFLIQILLGNRTGGPQAWAFVKERWEELLARLPDNTIPRMVEGVSALWRPPELAADVHAFFAAHPLRSGQRTLQQTLERLDVNQAFAAREAPGLGGLLDLARQAGPAT; encoded by the coding sequence GTGACCCAGCAGACCTCGGAAGAGCGGGAGACGTCCCACCGCCTCCCCCGCAACGTCGAGCCCCGTCGCTACGAGCTCGTCATCTCCCCCGACCTCGACCGCGCCACGTTCAGAGGCGAGGAACAGGTGCAGGTGGTCGTCCACGAGGCCACCTCGCAGATCATTCTCAACGCCCTGGAGCTCGCCATCGAGTCGGCCGATCTGGTCAGCGATACCGGATCGGTGCTGTCCGGGCGTGTCGAGCTGGAGGAGGAGTCCGGGCGCGCCGCGATCGCTCTGTCGGCCGAGGCGACGCCGGGCCCGTGGACGCTGCGGACCAGGTTCTCGGGGACGATCAACGACAAGCTGCGGGGCTTCTACCGCAGCACCTTCGAGCTCGACGGGACATCGCGCGTCATCGCCACGACACAGTTCGAGGCGACCGACGCTCGCCGCGCCTTTCCGTGCTGGGACGAGCCCGATCGCAAGGCCGTCTTCTCGATCAGCCTCGACGCCGACGGCGGTCTGACCGCCATCTCCAACACGGCCCCGGTCGAGGAGACCGACCTCGGCGACGGGCGGCGCAGGGTGCGCTTCGCCGACACCATGCCCATGTCCACCTACCTGGTGGCCTTCGTGGTCGGCCCACTCGACCTGACAGACCCGGTCGACGTCGACGGCGTCCCCCTCCGCATCGCCTACGTGCCGGGAAAGGACCACCTCACGGGATTCGCGCTCGAGGTCGGCGCCCACGCGCTGCGGTTCTTCTCGGGATGGTTCGGGATCCCGTACCCGAGCGACAAGCTGGACCTGATCGCCCTACCCGACTTCGCCTTCGGCGCCATGGAGAACCTGGGGGCGGTGACGTTCCGGGAGTCGGTCCTGCTGATCGACCCGTCTGCCGCCTCGCGGGTCGAGCTGGAGCGGGTCGCGGACGTGATCTCCCACGAGATCGCCCACATGTGGTTCGGCGACCTGGTGACCATGAGGTGGTGGAACGGCCTCTGGCTCAACGAGGCCTTCGCCACGTTCATGGAGATGCTGTGCGTCGACGATTTTCGTCCCGATTGGCACCGGTGGGTGACCTTCGGGCTGTCGAGAGCGGCAGCGATGCGCACCGACGGCCTTCCCTCGACGCGTCCGATCGAGTTCCCGGTCGCACGCCCGGAAGAGGCCGAGGGCATGTTCGACATCCTCACCTACGAGAAGGGCGCCGGCGTGCTGCGCATGCTGGAGCGCTACCTCGGCGCGGAGCCCTTCCGATCGGGCATCGGTCGCTATCTGGCCGACCACAGCCACGGCAACGCCGAGACGACCGACCTGTGGGACGCCATCGAGGCGGCCAGCGGTGAGCCGGCGCGCACGACGATGGACTCCTGGATCTTCCAGGGCGGCCACCCCGTGGTGACCGTCACCCCGAGTGACGGGGACCAGGCCCTCGTGTTGGACCAGCGCCCATTTCGCTACCTCCCTGACCGGGCGGGCACCGACGCCATCGGCTCGGGCTGGCGGGTCCCGGTCCTGCTCCGGGCGGGCGTGAACGGCGAGGTCGAGCACCAGCGCGTCCTGCTCGACGAGGGCGGCGTCACGGCGTCGTTCTCAGGACCGGTCGAGTGGGTCGTGGCCAACGCCGGTGGCTGGGGGTTCTACCGGGTGCGCTACGGCAGCGACCTGCAGGCCCGGCTCACCGCCGATCTCGGCCGCCTCGACGCCCTCGAGCGCTTCAACCTCGTCAGCGACGCCTGGGCCTCCTCGTTGGCGGGGCTCACCGAGGTGGCGGACTTCGTCGACCTGGCGGGCGGGTTGCGGTCCGAGCGCGACCCTGACGTATGGGCTGTGGTCGTGGCGGCTCTCGGCTTCCTCGATCGGGTGGTGACCGACGAGGAGCGGGCGAAATCGGAGGCCTTCGTGCGCTTCCTGCTGACGCCCGCGTTCAGGTCGGTCGGTTGGGAGCGAAAGCCGGGCGAGGGCGAGCGCACCGGCACTCTCAGGTCCACCCTGCTGGAGGCCCTCGGGACGATCGGCGGGGACTTCGAGGTGCGCGAGCGGTCGGCACGGCTGCACGCAGACTTCCTGGCCGACAAGGCTCCCCTCGACCCCGAGCTGGCGGGAGCGATCGTGTCCGTGGTGGCGTCCACTGGTGGCGCGGCCGAGTACGACGCCTTCCTGGATCGCTTTCGCCATCCCCGCACGCCCCAGGAAGAGCTGCGGTACATGTACGCCCTGGCCCGGTTCGAGGAAGCCGACCTGGTGGCTCGGACCCTCGAGCTCTCACGGTCCGAGGTGCGTACCCAGAACGCCCCGTTCCTCATCCAGATCCTGCTGGGGAACCGGACGGGCGGCCCGCAGGCGTGGGCCTTCGTGAAGGAGCGGTGGGAGGAGCTGCTGGCGCGCCTTCCGGACAACACGATCCCGCGCATGGTGGAAGGAGTCAGCGCCCTCTGGCGGCCGCCGGAGCTGGCCGCCGACGTGCATGCCTTCTTCGCCGCCCACCCGTTGCGGAGCGGGCAGCGGACCCTCCAGCAGACGCTCGAACGGCTCGACGTCAACCAGGCGTTCGCGGCCCGGGAGGCGCCTGGTCTCGGCGGCCTCCTCGATCTCGCCCGCCAGGCAGGGCCGGCGACGTGA